From a region of the Bradyrhizobium sp. KBS0727 genome:
- the ihpA gene encoding divalent metal ion exporter subunit IhpA gives MFSRAATRLACATVLLVSPWLAGAAHSQTLTLGTALQRALAASPRLTAAERDVGIATGQRIQAGALINPELSYEQDNSFGSGKYSGTKSAETTLQISQLFELFGKRDARIAAGVAGVETAAIQRKAVRLEILSETAIAFLSVLGLQRRIQILDEQVADIDRITPLLQRRVEAGASSPAETGRAEVASALVKADRERARAALASARRELAILMGDTSAKFSTVSGKLDATGRPPSFAAVVAAIDANPQLMRWTAVYAQRNAELLLARLKPYPDVRFAAGWRHYNESNADAVRLTLAVPIPVFDQNQGNILSAQESLDKTRAERDANRNTLIVLAGRAYDSLQGSLRELAVLRDTAVPKSRLAADAISGGYGQGRFTLLEVLDAQASVAQARLREQEALQNFHVAVATIEGLVGNPFALARESAR, from the coding sequence ATGTTCTCGAGAGCCGCCACGCGTCTTGCGTGCGCGACGGTATTGCTGGTCAGCCCATGGCTGGCGGGTGCCGCGCATTCACAAACCCTCACTTTGGGGACCGCGCTGCAGCGCGCGCTCGCCGCCAGTCCGCGGCTGACCGCAGCCGAGCGCGACGTCGGCATCGCCACGGGCCAGCGCATCCAGGCCGGCGCGTTGATCAATCCCGAACTCTCCTATGAACAGGACAATTCGTTCGGCTCCGGCAAATATAGTGGCACCAAGTCGGCCGAGACCACGTTGCAGATCAGCCAGCTGTTCGAACTGTTCGGCAAGCGTGACGCGCGCATCGCCGCGGGCGTGGCCGGTGTCGAGACGGCGGCGATCCAGCGCAAGGCCGTCAGGCTCGAAATATTGTCGGAGACCGCGATTGCCTTTCTCAGCGTGCTGGGGCTGCAGCGCCGGATCCAGATCCTCGACGAACAGGTCGCCGACATCGACCGAATCACGCCGCTGCTGCAGCGACGGGTCGAGGCCGGCGCCTCCTCGCCGGCGGAAACCGGCCGGGCCGAGGTCGCCTCCGCCCTGGTGAAGGCCGATCGCGAACGGGCGCGCGCCGCGCTCGCCAGCGCCAGGCGCGAACTCGCGATCCTGATGGGCGATACGTCCGCGAAGTTCTCGACCGTCTCGGGCAAGCTCGATGCCACCGGTCGGCCGCCATCGTTCGCGGCCGTCGTGGCCGCGATCGACGCCAATCCGCAACTGATGCGCTGGACCGCGGTCTACGCACAGCGCAATGCCGAACTGCTGCTGGCGCGGCTGAAACCCTATCCGGATGTACGGTTCGCCGCAGGCTGGCGGCATTACAACGAAAGCAACGCCGACGCCGTCAGGCTCACGCTCGCGGTCCCGATCCCGGTGTTCGACCAGAACCAGGGCAACATTCTTTCGGCGCAGGAGAGCCTCGACAAGACCAGGGCCGAGCGTGACGCCAACCGGAACACGCTGATCGTGCTGGCGGGGCGCGCCTACGATTCGCTGCAGGGCTCGCTGCGCGAACTGGCGGTGCTGCGCGACACTGCGGTGCCGAAGTCGCGTCTGGCCGCGGATGCGATCTCTGGGGGATACGGCCAGGGGCGCTTCACGCTGCTCGAAGTGCTGGACGCGCAGGCCAGCGTCGCCCAGGCGCGCCTTCGCGAACAGGAAGCGCTGCAGAATTTCCACGTCGCCGTCGCCACCATCGAAGGACTGGTCGGCAATCCCTTTGCACTGGCGCGGGAGAGCGCACGATGA
- the ihpB gene encoding divalent metal ion exporter adaptor subunit IhpB, which yields MKRSTILTGVIAAIAIGAFGYRMLSPPLAREPAAQTEKKESKAANEHVAPDEHAADRILISDVKLAAAGVVLSEAGAVTLSDTLQFNGLLRANQEAVVQVTPRFPGIVRAIRKRIGDAVARDEAMASIESNQSLTVYELKAPIGGTVIERQISLGEYASEQKPAFVVADLSSIWVDLSIYRQDLKRVRIGDEVLIDPEDGGGDIKGSISYVAPIGASDTQTALARLVLPNPDGRLRPGLFVTARLVLAKRQVAVAVRAGAIQTLENKTVVFVRENGDKIEARPVELGEADPKFVEIRAGLSAGERYVAENSFVVKAEMGKGDGDHD from the coding sequence ATGAAGCGATCGACCATTCTGACCGGCGTGATTGCGGCGATCGCAATCGGCGCGTTCGGCTATCGGATGCTGTCCCCTCCCTTGGCCCGCGAACCCGCGGCGCAAACCGAAAAGAAGGAATCGAAGGCCGCCAATGAGCACGTGGCGCCGGACGAACACGCCGCCGATCGTATCCTGATCAGCGACGTCAAACTCGCCGCCGCCGGCGTGGTGCTGTCGGAAGCCGGCGCCGTCACGCTCAGCGACACGCTGCAGTTCAACGGCCTGCTGCGCGCCAACCAGGAAGCCGTCGTGCAGGTGACGCCGCGGTTTCCCGGGATCGTGCGCGCCATCCGCAAGCGCATCGGCGACGCGGTCGCCAGGGACGAGGCGATGGCCTCGATCGAGAGCAACCAGAGCCTGACCGTCTATGAACTCAAGGCGCCGATCGGCGGAACGGTGATCGAGCGGCAGATATCGCTCGGCGAGTACGCTTCGGAACAGAAACCCGCCTTCGTCGTCGCGGACCTGTCGTCGATCTGGGTCGACCTGTCGATCTACCGGCAGGATCTCAAGCGGGTGCGGATCGGCGACGAGGTGCTGATCGACCCCGAGGACGGCGGCGGCGACATCAAGGGATCGATCTCCTATGTCGCGCCGATCGGCGCCAGCGACACCCAGACGGCGCTGGCCCGCCTCGTGCTGCCGAATCCGGACGGCCGGCTGCGGCCGGGACTGTTCGTCACCGCGCGGCTGGTGCTGGCCAAGCGCCAGGTTGCCGTCGCGGTGCGCGCCGGCGCGATCCAGACGCTGGAGAACAAGACCGTCGTGTTCGTGCGCGAGAACGGCGACAAGATCGAGGCCCGTCCGGTCGAACTCGGCGAGGCCGATCCGAAGTTCGTCGAGATCCGTGCCGGATTATCTGCCGGCGAACGCTACGTCGCCGAGAACAGTTTCGTGGTGAAGGCCGAGATGGGCAAGGGAGACGGCGACCATGATTGA
- a CDS encoding efflux RND transporter permease subunit yields MIDAILAFAIRQRWLVLLLTLGAGVFGAWNFTRLPIDALPDITNVQVQINTSAPGYSPLEAEQRITFPIETAMGGLPKLQYTRSLSRYGLSQVTVIFQDGTDLYFARQLVNERIQQVRDQLPSGIETTMGPISTGLGEIYMYTVEAKPGARTPGGGEYTTTELRTIQDWIIKPQLRTVPGVIEVNSIGGFARQFHVQPDPGRLMAYKIGFRDVMTALASNNANVGAGYIERNGEQYLVRAPGQVSSIEEIRDIVIGSRGGVPVRIRDIADVQEGKELRTGAATVNGAETVLGTAMLLIGENSRTVAQRVAAKLQEIAKSLPEGVVARAVYDRTHLVEATIATVQTNLLEGALLVIAILFLILGNIRAAIVTACVIPLSMLFTITGMVETKVSANLMSLGAIDFGIIIDGAVIIVENCLRLLAQEQHRRGRLLSLDERLRTILDGSTEVIRPSLFGTLIIGVVYLPVLTLTGTEGKMFTPMALTVLMALAAAALLSVTFVPAAVAIMVRGRVAEGENIFMRGARQLYLPLLGRAIAYRHAVALLAVVIVAASGYAATRMGGEFIPSLDEGDATVETLRIPGTSLTQSVEMQQRLELALKEVPEVASVFSKIGTAEIANDPMPVNAGDTYVMLKPREQWPDSGKSKNELFEELEAVANRLPGTSYSMTQPIQMRFNELIGGIRSDVGVKIFGDDLDILLGVAQQVQSAVKGIRGAVDVKTEQVAGLPVLTVKLERQALSRYGLSVGDVQNVIGIAVGGKSAGKLFEGDRRFDIVVRLPEKLRGNIETIRAIPIPLPPQEDSAPGLLRTGLSGAAAAAMRYVPLSSVASIDVASGPNQISRENGKRRVVVTMNVRERDLGSFVAEAQGAVAEKVKLPAGYWIGWGGQFEQFVSAAKRLTIVVPIALLLVLLLLFMSMGSMADALLVFSGVPLALTGGILALLLRGIPLSISAGVGFIALSGVAVLNGLVIVAFIERLRREGAPVIDAVRDGALTRLRPVLMTALVASLGFIPMAIATGAGAEVQRPLATVVIGGIISSTILTLLVLPALYVLFRKDSVPAAEGAASG; encoded by the coding sequence ATGATTGACGCCATCCTCGCCTTCGCCATCCGGCAGCGCTGGCTGGTTCTGTTGCTGACGCTCGGAGCCGGCGTCTTCGGGGCGTGGAATTTCACCCGGCTTCCGATCGACGCGCTGCCCGATATCACCAACGTTCAGGTGCAGATCAATACCTCTGCGCCCGGCTATTCGCCGCTCGAAGCCGAACAGCGGATCACCTTTCCGATCGAGACGGCCATGGGCGGACTGCCCAAGCTGCAATATACTCGCTCGCTGTCGCGCTACGGCTTGAGCCAGGTCACCGTGATCTTCCAGGACGGCACCGATCTCTATTTCGCCCGCCAGCTCGTCAACGAACGCATCCAGCAGGTGCGGGATCAATTGCCGTCGGGAATCGAAACCACGATGGGGCCGATCTCGACCGGTCTCGGCGAAATCTACATGTACACCGTGGAGGCGAAGCCCGGCGCCCGAACCCCGGGCGGCGGCGAATACACCACGACCGAACTGCGAACCATTCAGGACTGGATCATCAAGCCGCAATTGCGCACCGTGCCCGGCGTGATCGAGGTCAATTCGATCGGCGGCTTCGCGCGCCAGTTTCACGTGCAGCCCGATCCCGGCCGGCTGATGGCCTACAAAATCGGTTTTCGCGACGTCATGACGGCGCTGGCCAGCAACAACGCCAATGTCGGCGCCGGCTATATCGAGCGCAACGGCGAGCAGTACCTGGTGCGCGCCCCGGGCCAGGTGTCCTCGATCGAGGAAATCCGCGACATCGTGATCGGCTCGCGCGGCGGCGTGCCGGTGCGGATCCGTGACATCGCGGATGTCCAGGAGGGCAAGGAACTGCGCACCGGCGCGGCGACGGTAAACGGCGCCGAAACGGTGCTCGGGACCGCGATGCTGCTGATCGGTGAAAACAGCCGCACGGTGGCACAGCGGGTGGCCGCCAAACTTCAGGAGATCGCGAAGTCGCTGCCCGAGGGCGTCGTGGCGCGCGCCGTCTACGACCGCACCCACCTTGTCGAAGCCACCATCGCGACGGTGCAAACGAACCTGCTGGAGGGCGCGCTGCTGGTCATCGCGATCCTGTTCCTGATCCTGGGCAATATCCGCGCCGCCATCGTCACCGCCTGCGTGATTCCGCTCTCCATGCTGTTCACGATCACCGGCATGGTGGAGACGAAGGTCAGCGCCAATTTGATGAGCCTCGGCGCCATCGATTTCGGCATCATCATCGACGGCGCCGTGATCATCGTCGAGAACTGCCTGCGGCTGCTGGCGCAGGAACAGCACCGCCGCGGACGCCTGCTGTCGCTCGACGAGCGGCTGCGCACGATTCTGGACGGCTCAACGGAGGTGATCCGGCCGAGCCTGTTCGGAACCCTGATCATCGGCGTGGTCTACCTGCCGGTACTGACCCTGACCGGAACCGAAGGCAAGATGTTCACGCCGATGGCGCTGACAGTGCTGATGGCGCTGGCGGCGGCCGCGCTATTGTCTGTCACCTTCGTTCCCGCGGCCGTCGCGATCATGGTGCGCGGCAGGGTGGCCGAGGGAGAGAACATTTTCATGCGTGGCGCCCGGCAGCTGTATTTGCCGCTGCTCGGGCGCGCCATCGCGTATCGCCACGCCGTGGCGCTGCTGGCCGTCGTGATCGTCGCCGCCAGCGGTTACGCCGCCACCCGGATGGGCGGCGAGTTCATCCCGAGCCTCGATGAGGGCGACGCCACCGTCGAGACGCTCCGGATCCCCGGCACCAGCCTGACGCAGAGCGTGGAGATGCAGCAGCGGCTCGAACTGGCCCTCAAGGAAGTGCCCGAGGTCGCCTCGGTGTTCTCCAAGATCGGCACCGCTGAGATCGCCAACGATCCGATGCCGGTGAATGCGGGCGACACCTACGTCATGCTGAAACCGCGGGAGCAATGGCCCGACAGCGGCAAGTCCAAGAACGAGTTGTTCGAGGAACTCGAGGCCGTGGCGAACCGCCTGCCCGGTACCTCCTACAGCATGACCCAGCCGATCCAGATGCGGTTCAACGAACTGATCGGCGGCATCCGCAGCGATGTCGGCGTCAAGATCTTCGGTGACGATCTCGACATCCTGCTTGGCGTCGCGCAGCAGGTGCAGTCGGCGGTCAAGGGCATCCGGGGCGCGGTCGACGTCAAGACCGAACAGGTGGCCGGGCTTCCGGTATTGACCGTCAAGCTCGAACGGCAGGCCTTGTCGCGCTATGGCCTGAGCGTCGGCGACGTTCAGAACGTCATCGGGATCGCGGTTGGCGGCAAGAGCGCCGGCAAACTGTTCGAGGGCGACCGGCGCTTCGATATCGTGGTTCGTCTGCCCGAGAAGCTGCGCGGCAATATCGAGACCATCCGGGCAATACCGATACCGTTGCCGCCGCAGGAGGATTCAGCGCCCGGACTGCTGCGAACCGGATTGTCGGGCGCTGCGGCGGCGGCGATGCGTTACGTCCCGCTTTCTTCCGTCGCCTCGATCGACGTCGCCTCCGGCCCCAACCAGATCAGCCGGGAGAACGGCAAGCGGCGCGTCGTCGTGACCATGAACGTGCGCGAACGCGATCTGGGTTCGTTCGTCGCCGAGGCGCAAGGGGCCGTCGCCGAAAAGGTCAAGCTGCCGGCCGGTTACTGGATCGGCTGGGGCGGCCAGTTCGAGCAGTTCGTCTCCGCCGCCAAGCGGCTCACCATCGTCGTTCCCATAGCGCTGCTGCTGGTGCTGCTGTTGCTGTTCATGAGCATGGGCTCGATGGCGGATGCGCTTCTGGTATTCAGCGGCGTGCCGCTGGCACTGACCGGCGGGATTCTCGCGCTGCTGTTGCGCGGCATTCCGCTGTCGATCAGCGCCGGCGTCGGCTTTATCGCCCTGTCCGGCGTGGCCGTGCTGAACGGCCTCGTCATCGTCGCCTTCATCGAAAGGCTGCGGCGCGAGGGCGCGCCCGTCATTGATGCCGTCCGCGATGGCGCGCTGACCCGGCTGCGGCCGGTCCTGATGACGGCGCTGGTGGCTTCGCTCGGCTTCATCCCGATGGCAATCGCGACCGGCGCGGGCGCCGAAGTGCAGCGGCCGCTTGCGACCGTCGTGATCGGCGGCATCATCTCCTCGACGATCCTGACCCTGCTGGTGCTGCCGGCGCTGTATGTCCTGTTCCGGAAGGATTCAGTGCCCGCGGCCGAAGGAGCGGCTTCCGGTTGA
- the flhA gene encoding flagellar biosynthesis protein FlhA, whose translation MVDITAGQGAGTGNGFSLSEIGDILKRGDLALAFGVLTILVVLILPLPSIVLDLFLAISITVSILILMTSLFIQAPLEFSSFPTILLISTMLRLSLNMASTRLILSKGHEGTAAAGHVIEAFGNFVMSGNFVIGIIVFAILVIVNFVVITKGSGRIAEVAARFQLDSMPGKQMAIDADLSAGLIDEKTAKARRKELEDESGFFGAMDGASKFVRGDAIAGLLIVFINVIGGIIIGVAQQGLSFGDAARTYTVLTVGDGLVTQVPALIVSTAAGLLVSKAGITGAADKALMKQLSGYPQALGMSAGVMLVLALLPGIPMLPFLALGGGAAALAWKARNHNRSTKAKAAAELAAPELAAAAASAAAEEPISTALKIDDLKIELGYALLPLVNGPDGTDRLTEQIKALRRSLAVEMGFVMPAVRILDNVQLEANTYIIKIKEVDAGTGKIWPNHFMVMDPAGNQVSLPGIHTVEPTFGLPATWVDAALKEEASLKGYTVVDSATVLSTHLTELLKNNMSDLLSYGEVQKLLKDLPKEQGELVKDIVPSSVTVSGIQRVLQLLLAERISIRDLSTILEGIADALAFSRNPATMVEHVRARLARQICAQNTSHNGYLPLIALSARWEQAFAESIIGSGEDRSLAMQPSKLSEFMTAVRNCFEQAAREGEAPVLVTSAAIRPFVRSLVERFRAQTTVLSQAEIHPRARLKTVGSV comes from the coding sequence ATGGTCGACATCACGGCAGGTCAAGGTGCTGGAACCGGCAACGGCTTCAGCCTCAGTGAAATCGGCGATATTCTGAAGCGCGGCGATCTGGCGCTGGCGTTCGGCGTCCTCACCATCCTGGTAGTGCTGATCCTGCCGCTGCCTTCGATCGTGCTGGACCTGTTTCTGGCGATCTCGATCACGGTCTCGATCCTGATCCTGATGACGTCGCTGTTCATCCAGGCGCCGCTGGAATTCTCATCGTTTCCGACCATCCTGCTGATTTCGACCATGCTGCGGCTGTCGCTGAACATGGCCTCGACCCGGCTGATCCTGTCGAAGGGCCATGAGGGCACGGCGGCCGCCGGCCACGTCATCGAGGCGTTCGGCAACTTCGTCATGAGCGGTAATTTCGTGATCGGAATTATCGTGTTCGCGATTCTCGTGATCGTGAACTTCGTCGTCATCACCAAGGGTTCGGGCCGCATCGCCGAAGTCGCCGCCCGATTCCAGCTGGACTCGATGCCGGGCAAGCAGATGGCGATCGACGCCGACCTGTCGGCCGGACTGATCGACGAAAAGACCGCCAAGGCGCGCCGCAAGGAACTGGAGGACGAAAGCGGCTTCTTCGGCGCCATGGACGGCGCCTCGAAATTCGTCCGCGGCGACGCCATCGCGGGCCTTCTGATCGTCTTCATCAACGTCATCGGCGGCATCATCATCGGCGTCGCGCAACAGGGGCTCTCCTTTGGCGACGCCGCCCGCACCTATACCGTGCTGACGGTCGGCGACGGCCTGGTCACGCAGGTGCCGGCGCTGATCGTTTCGACCGCGGCGGGTCTGCTGGTGTCGAAGGCCGGCATCACCGGCGCCGCCGACAAGGCGCTGATGAAGCAGCTCTCGGGCTACCCGCAGGCGCTCGGCATGTCGGCCGGCGTGATGCTGGTGCTGGCGCTGCTGCCGGGCATTCCGATGCTGCCGTTCCTCGCGCTCGGCGGCGGCGCTGCCGCGCTGGCCTGGAAGGCGCGCAACCACAACCGCAGCACCAAGGCCAAGGCAGCCGCCGAATTGGCAGCGCCCGAGCTCGCGGCAGCCGCCGCTTCTGCCGCGGCGGAAGAGCCGATCTCCACCGCGCTCAAGATCGACGACCTCAAGATCGAGCTCGGCTACGCGTTGCTGCCGCTGGTCAACGGCCCCGACGGCACCGACCGCCTGACCGAGCAGATCAAGGCGCTGCGCCGTTCGCTCGCGGTCGAAATGGGCTTTGTGATGCCGGCGGTGCGCATCCTCGACAACGTCCAGCTCGAGGCCAACACCTACATCATCAAGATCAAGGAAGTCGACGCCGGCACCGGCAAGATCTGGCCGAACCACTTCATGGTCATGGACCCTGCCGGAAACCAGGTGAGCCTGCCCGGCATTCACACCGTCGAGCCGACTTTTGGATTGCCCGCAACCTGGGTCGATGCCGCGCTCAAGGAAGAAGCTTCGCTCAAGGGCTACACGGTGGTCGATTCCGCCACCGTGCTGTCGACCCACCTGACGGAACTGCTGAAGAACAACATGTCGGACCTGCTGTCCTATGGCGAGGTTCAGAAACTCCTGAAGGACCTGCCGAAGGAACAGGGCGAACTGGTCAAGGATATCGTGCCCTCCAGTGTCACGGTCTCCGGCATCCAGCGCGTGCTGCAACTGCTGCTGGCCGAGCGTATCTCGATCCGCGACCTCTCGACCATCCTCGAAGGCATCGCCGATGCGCTGGCGTTCTCGCGCAATCCCGCCACCATGGTCGAGCATGTCCGCGCCCGGCTGGCACGGCAGATCTGCGCCCAGAACACCTCCCACAACGGCTATCTGCCGCTGATCGCTCTGTCGGCGCGCTGGGAACAGGCGTTTGCCGAATCTATCATCGGCAGCGGCGAGGATCGCAGCCTCGCGATGCAGCCGTCCAAGCTGTCGGAGTTCATGACCGCCGTGCGCAACTGCTTTGAACAGGCCGCCCGCGAAGGCGAGGCGCCGGTGCTGGTGACGTCGGCGGCGATCCGCCCGTTCGTGCGGTCGCTGGTCGAGCGTTTCCGGGCGCAAACCACCGTGCTGTCGCAGGCGGAAATCCACCCCCGCGCCCGGCTGAAGACGGTCGGCAGCGTCTAG
- a CDS encoding anti-sigma factor domain-containing protein, which translates to MAYSEDHIALAAEYALGTLDADERTQVEMMMAVDTEFTAVVHAWEYRLGVLNQMVGSVEPRPIVWENIKAAIGHSGEQAPLVLPEAPPAPPPVAPVIVQAPVADDSNVIQLSGRLKRMRTLASVATGLAAALIAMLAVQVYAPDLLPEGLRAKPRIRTVEVKTPAPPAQPSAQYVALLQRDGGSPAFILTVDAATKNFTVRKVGADAAEAGKSFELWLISDRLPQPRSLGVIGGGDFTTRPLLASYDANTINAATYAVTVEQAGGSPDGKPHSTPIYTGKLIETVPAAR; encoded by the coding sequence ATGGCCTATAGCGAAGACCATATCGCGCTCGCGGCGGAATATGCGCTCGGTACCCTCGATGCCGACGAGCGCACGCAGGTCGAGATGATGATGGCCGTCGACACCGAGTTCACAGCGGTCGTCCATGCGTGGGAGTACCGGCTCGGTGTGCTGAACCAGATGGTCGGTTCGGTCGAGCCGCGGCCGATCGTGTGGGAGAACATCAAGGCCGCGATCGGGCATTCCGGCGAGCAGGCGCCGCTGGTGCTCCCCGAGGCGCCGCCGGCTCCGCCGCCGGTCGCGCCCGTAATCGTGCAGGCGCCCGTGGCCGATGATTCCAACGTTATTCAGTTGTCGGGGCGGCTGAAGCGCATGCGCACGCTGGCATCGGTCGCGACCGGGTTGGCCGCTGCCCTGATCGCGATGCTGGCGGTACAGGTCTATGCGCCGGATCTTTTGCCTGAAGGGCTCCGCGCCAAGCCGCGCATCAGGACTGTCGAGGTCAAGACGCCGGCGCCGCCGGCACAGCCCTCGGCGCAATATGTCGCCCTCTTGCAGCGCGACGGCGGTTCGCCCGCGTTCATTCTGACCGTCGACGCCGCGACCAAGAATTTCACGGTGCGCAAGGTCGGCGCTGACGCCGCCGAGGCCGGCAAGAGCTTTGAGCTGTGGCTGATCTCCGACCGGCTGCCGCAACCGCGCTCGCTCGGCGTGATCGGCGGCGGCGATTTCACCACGCGTCCGCTGCTGGCGTCCTACGACGCCAACACGATCAACGCTGCAACCTATGCGGTGACGGTCGAACAGGCCGGCGGCTCGCCCGACGGCAAGCCGCACTCGACCCCGATCTATACCGGCAAGCTGATCGAGACCGTGCCCGCGGCGCGCTGA
- a CDS encoding sigma-70 family RNA polymerase sigma factor, whose product MLTPAELVWLIAAVAKGDEAAFERLYAATRAKLFGVVLRILRRQDLAEEVIQEAYVKIWNSAGQFNPGLSSPITWMASIARNRAIDVVRKKSEASIEEEPTAMEVAADSPDPLARREMTEELKRLLECVGRLEPDRQKLVLLAYYNGWSREQLAAKFETPVNTVKTWLRRSMMDIRECLGL is encoded by the coding sequence ATGCTGACGCCAGCTGAGCTGGTCTGGCTGATTGCCGCTGTGGCGAAGGGGGATGAGGCCGCTTTCGAGCGCCTTTACGCCGCCACGCGCGCGAAACTCTTTGGCGTGGTGCTCCGTATCTTGCGGCGACAGGATCTCGCCGAGGAGGTCATTCAGGAGGCATACGTCAAGATCTGGAACAGCGCCGGACAGTTCAATCCCGGCCTGTCTTCACCGATTACATGGATGGCATCGATCGCGCGCAACCGGGCGATCGACGTGGTGCGCAAGAAGAGTGAGGCCTCGATCGAGGAGGAGCCGACCGCGATGGAAGTGGCGGCCGATTCACCCGATCCGCTGGCGCGGCGCGAGATGACGGAAGAGTTGAAGCGGTTGCTGGAGTGCGTTGGGCGCCTCGAGCCGGATCGGCAGAAGCTGGTGTTGCTGGCCTATTACAATGGCTGGAGCCGCGAGCAACTGGCCGCCAAGTTCGAGACACCGGTGAATACGGTGAAGACGTGGCTGCGTCGCAGCATGATGGATATCCGAGAGTGTCTCGGACTCTAG
- the fliJ gene encoding flagellar export protein FliJ: MKSRETLIRLKKFQVDEKRRRVTQIEGMIADFQRMSVDLEREIQTEQDRAGINDPSHFAYPTYAKAAIQRRENLTRSADELRIQLEDAKSLLGEAFEELKKVELLDERDQARERAEESAREQADMDSIGLMRARIGAIA, translated from the coding sequence ATGAAGTCACGTGAAACGCTGATCCGCCTGAAGAAATTTCAGGTGGATGAAAAGCGCCGAAGGGTCACCCAGATCGAAGGCATGATCGCCGATTTCCAGCGCATGTCGGTCGACCTCGAGCGCGAAATCCAGACCGAACAGGACCGGGCCGGGATCAACGATCCCTCCCATTTTGCCTATCCGACCTACGCCAAGGCGGCGATTCAGCGCCGCGAAAACCTGACCCGCTCCGCCGACGAACTGCGCATCCAGCTCGAGGATGCCAAGAGCCTGCTCGGCGAGGCGTTCGAGGAGCTCAAGAAGGTCGAACTGCTCGACGAGCGTGACCAGGCGCGCGAACGCGCCGAGGAGAGCGCCCGGGAGCAGGCCGACATGGACTCCATCGGCCTGATGCGTGCGCGCATCGGCGCGATCGCCTGA
- the fliI gene encoding flagellar protein export ATPase FliI has product MKALAEQIGDIDGVNIYGRVVGVRGLMVEIAGPIHAMSVGARIVIETGTNRFIAAEVIGFSGSNAVVMPFGGLEGVRRGCRAVIASAGNQVRPSPAWLGRVINAMGEPIDGKGPLVQGPSPMPYRASPPPAHSRKRVGAPLDLGVRALNTFLTCCRGQRLGIFAGSGVGKSVLLSMLARNVDADITVIGLIGERGREVQEFLQEDLGEAGLARSVVVVATSDEPALMRRQAAYLTLAIAEYFRDEDKDVLCLMDSVTRFAMAQREIGLSAGEPPTAKGYTPTVFTELPKLLERAGPGTGVGTITAIFTVLVDGDDHNEPIADAVRGILDGHIVMQRSIAERGRFPAINILRSVSRTMPRSADPAYLPVITRARQVMATYADMEELIRLGAYRAGSSPEVDEAIRLHEPLEGFLRQSQDENSSLADGYRQLAEILTNLETER; this is encoded by the coding sequence ATGAAGGCCCTCGCGGAACAGATCGGCGACATCGACGGCGTCAATATTTATGGCCGAGTGGTCGGTGTGCGCGGGCTGATGGTCGAGATCGCGGGTCCCATCCACGCGATGTCGGTCGGCGCCCGTATCGTGATCGAGACCGGCACCAACCGTTTCATCGCGGCCGAAGTCATCGGCTTTTCCGGCAGCAACGCCGTCGTCATGCCATTCGGCGGCCTCGAGGGCGTCCGGCGCGGCTGCCGCGCCGTGATCGCCAGTGCCGGGAACCAGGTGCGGCCGTCGCCGGCCTGGCTCGGCCGGGTGATCAACGCGATGGGCGAGCCGATCGACGGCAAGGGGCCGCTGGTGCAGGGCCCGTCGCCGATGCCGTATCGGGCTTCGCCGCCGCCGGCGCATTCGCGCAAGCGCGTCGGCGCGCCGCTCGATCTCGGCGTTCGCGCGCTCAATACCTTCCTGACCTGCTGCCGCGGCCAGCGGCTCGGCATCTTCGCCGGCTCCGGCGTCGGCAAGTCGGTGCTGCTGTCGATGCTGGCGCGCAACGTCGATGCAGACATCACCGTCATCGGCCTGATCGGCGAACGCGGCCGCGAGGTACAGGAATTCCTGCAGGAAGACCTTGGCGAGGCAGGTCTGGCACGTTCGGTGGTGGTGGTCGCGACCTCCGACGAGCCGGCCCTGATGCGGCGGCAGGCGGCTTATTTGACGCTGGCGATCGCGGAATATTTCCGTGACGAGGACAAGGACGTGCTGTGCCTGATGGATTCGGTCACGCGCTTTGCAATGGCGCAGCGCGAGATCGGGCTGTCGGCCGGCGAGCCGCCGACCGCCAAGGGCTATACCCCGACCGTGTTTACCGAGCTGCCGAAGCTTCTGGAGCGGGCAGGGCCGGGCACCGGCGTCGGCACCATCACCGCGATCTTCACGGTTCTGGTCGACGGCGACGATCATAATGAGCCGATCGCGGACGCCGTGCGCGGCATCCTCGACGGTCACATCGTGATGCAGCGCTCGATCGCCGAGCGCGGACGGTTTCCGGCGATCAACATCCTCAGATCGGTGTCCCGCACGATGCCGCGGTCGGCCGATCCGGCCTATCTGCCCGTGATCACCAGGGCTCGCCAGGTGATGGCGACCTACGCCGACATGGAGGAGCTGATCCGGCTCGGCGCCTACCGGGCGGGCTCAAGCCCGGAGGTCGATGAGGCGATCCGGCTGCATGAGCCGCTGGAGGGCTTCCTGCGCCAGTCCCAGGACGAAAATTCGAGCCTGGCCGACGGCTACCGCCAATTGGCGGAAATCCTGACAAATTTGGAAACGGAACGCTAA